From Amycolatopsis sp. YIM 10, the proteins below share one genomic window:
- a CDS encoding Abi-alpha family protein — protein sequence MGVPENFAERAGKLASIAARAGYTFGKRLPGADAAERGLRSLERLALTELRRRLEEVDDPYLAALSAASAMNVGNGRHIQPPLAGEIRGTVVVMPSSETIEPLRAAMAELLNRSIGFGRERAREYLYAIILRQLTPDEARILSALADGAPFPLIDVTERNGLGGAGRVVLRNASTVGKAAGVTLLDHVPSYVTRLIGLGLAELDEEVPELETQYEILLTDDAVRAAENSVKRVKFVRRTVHISRLGKDFWAACDPARS from the coding sequence GTGGGTGTTCCGGAGAACTTCGCCGAGCGGGCGGGCAAGCTGGCGAGCATCGCCGCCCGCGCGGGGTACACGTTCGGCAAGCGCCTGCCCGGCGCCGACGCCGCCGAGCGCGGGCTCCGCTCGCTCGAACGGCTCGCGCTGACCGAGCTGCGACGGCGACTCGAAGAGGTCGACGACCCGTACCTCGCCGCGCTGAGCGCCGCGTCGGCGATGAACGTCGGCAACGGGCGGCACATCCAGCCCCCACTGGCCGGCGAGATCCGCGGCACGGTGGTGGTGATGCCGTCCTCGGAGACCATCGAACCGCTGCGCGCGGCGATGGCCGAGCTGCTGAACCGGTCCATCGGCTTCGGCCGCGAGCGCGCCCGCGAGTACCTCTACGCGATCATCCTGCGCCAGCTCACCCCGGACGAGGCACGCATCCTGTCCGCGCTGGCCGACGGTGCGCCCTTCCCGCTGATCGACGTCACCGAGCGCAACGGCCTCGGTGGTGCCGGGCGGGTGGTGCTGCGCAACGCGTCCACTGTGGGCAAAGCCGCCGGGGTGACCCTGCTCGACCACGTGCCCAGCTACGTCACCCGGCTGATCGGGCTCGGCCTGGCCGAACTGGACGAGGAAGTGCCGGAACTGGAGACCCAGTACGAGATCCTGCTGACCGACGACGCGGTGCGGGCCGCGGAGAACTCGGTCAAACGGGTGAAGTTCGTTCGCCGGACCGTGCACATCTCGCGGCTCGGCAAGGATTTCTGGGCGGCCTGCGACCCGGCGCGAAGCTGA
- a CDS encoding MarR family winged helix-turn-helix transcriptional regulator codes for MTRPDPCTDDDEIVTWWGLVIEGYLATQNKLMGEIAERFGLAPASFDILLRLVRSPDNRMPMTRLAGEAALSSGGFTKVADRLVAADLICRVPSPDDRRVTYAVLTDHGLSVALEARRACAEILRKIVLAPLGTEASTSLADAMRTLRTHNS; via the coding sequence GTGACGCGACCGGATCCGTGTACCGACGACGACGAGATCGTGACCTGGTGGGGCCTGGTGATCGAGGGCTACCTGGCCACGCAGAACAAGCTGATGGGCGAGATCGCCGAGCGGTTCGGCCTGGCGCCCGCCTCGTTCGACATCCTGCTGCGACTGGTGCGCTCACCCGACAACCGCATGCCGATGACCCGCCTCGCCGGCGAGGCCGCCCTGTCCAGCGGTGGCTTCACGAAGGTGGCGGACCGCCTGGTGGCGGCCGACCTGATCTGCCGCGTCCCGTCCCCGGACGATCGGCGGGTCACCTACGCCGTGCTCACCGACCACGGCCTTTCGGTGGCGCTTGAGGCACGCCGGGCCTGCGCCGAGATCCTGCGCAAGATCGTCCTGGCGCCGCTCGGCACCGAGGCCTCCACCTCACTGGCCGACGCCATGCGCACGCTGCGCACGCACAACTCCTGA
- a CDS encoding alpha/beta hydrolase, which yields MTDLQFEHKFVEGDPSAPVLLLLHGTGGGPDDLVGLAGELNPEATLLAPAGPVSEHGAARWFRRLREGVFDTKDVIFRANQLADFVLEARELYGLGDRRLVAVGFSNGANIAAATVLLRPDALTEAMLFAAMSPVPDPPAKELRGTRVFLSNGERDPMAPLASTEQYVEFLRERSAEVTEHRHAGGHQITLEGLAAAKAWLVV from the coding sequence ATGACCGACCTCCAGTTCGAGCACAAGTTCGTCGAAGGTGACCCCTCGGCGCCCGTGCTGCTCCTGCTGCACGGCACCGGCGGCGGGCCGGACGACCTGGTCGGCCTCGCCGGGGAGCTGAATCCGGAGGCGACGCTGCTCGCGCCGGCCGGTCCGGTCTCCGAGCACGGCGCCGCACGGTGGTTCCGCCGCCTGCGTGAGGGCGTCTTCGACACCAAGGACGTCATTTTCCGGGCGAACCAGCTCGCCGACTTCGTGCTCGAAGCACGCGAGCTGTACGGCCTCGGAGATCGGCGCCTGGTCGCGGTCGGCTTCTCGAACGGGGCCAACATCGCCGCCGCGACGGTGTTGCTGCGCCCGGACGCGCTGACCGAGGCGATGCTGTTCGCCGCGATGTCCCCGGTCCCCGACCCGCCCGCGAAGGAACTGCGCGGCACCCGCGTCTTCCTGTCCAACGGCGAGCGCGACCCGATGGCGCCGCTGGCCTCGACCGAGCAGTACGTGGAGTTCCTGCGGGAACGCTCGGCCGAGGTCACCGAGCACCGGCACGCCGGTGGCCACCAGATCACCCTCGAAGGGCTGGCCGCCGCGAAGGCCTGGCTCGTGGTGTGA
- a CDS encoding ring-cleaving dioxygenase, which translates to MSIKTSGLHHVTAIGGDPQRNADFYLRTLGLRLVKTTVNFDDPGTYHLYYGDQSGRPGTLMTFFPWKDAPGGRHGTGQATTTSFSVPENSIGWWKQHLEATGLRTSRVTNRDNEDVLTFADPDGLKLALVAHPQGDPRDPWDTPLVPAEHAIRGLHSVTLSVSKEDATAEMLTDGIGLSFTEQDGNRFRFAAGEGGPGALVDVLVTPDAPRGLVASGTVHHVAWRVPDEQTQVAWREELVDRGVNVTSILDRQYFRSIYFREPGGTLLEMATDEPGFAIDEPLLELGRALKLPPWLEPTRDQIEASLPKLRLPAENDMERK; encoded by the coding sequence ATGTCCATCAAGACCAGCGGCCTGCACCACGTCACCGCCATCGGCGGCGACCCCCAGCGCAACGCCGACTTCTACCTCCGCACCCTCGGCCTGCGGCTGGTGAAGACCACGGTCAACTTCGACGACCCCGGCACTTACCACCTCTACTACGGCGACCAGTCCGGCAGGCCCGGCACGCTGATGACCTTCTTCCCGTGGAAGGACGCGCCCGGCGGACGGCACGGCACCGGCCAGGCGACCACCACCTCGTTCTCCGTGCCGGAGAACTCGATCGGCTGGTGGAAGCAGCACCTCGAGGCCACCGGCCTGCGGACCAGCCGGGTGACCAACCGCGACAACGAGGACGTGCTCACCTTCGCCGACCCGGACGGCCTCAAGCTCGCGCTGGTCGCGCATCCGCAGGGCGACCCCCGCGACCCGTGGGACACCCCGCTGGTGCCCGCCGAGCACGCCATCCGCGGCCTGCACTCGGTCACCCTGTCGGTGTCCAAAGAGGACGCGACGGCGGAGATGCTGACCGACGGCATCGGGCTGAGCTTCACCGAGCAGGACGGCAACCGGTTCCGCTTCGCCGCCGGTGAGGGTGGCCCCGGCGCGCTGGTCGACGTGCTGGTCACGCCGGACGCGCCACGCGGGCTGGTCGCCTCCGGCACGGTGCACCACGTCGCCTGGCGGGTGCCCGACGAGCAGACCCAGGTGGCCTGGCGCGAGGAGCTGGTCGACCGCGGCGTGAACGTCACCTCGATCCTGGACCGCCAGTACTTCCGCTCGATCTACTTCCGCGAGCCCGGCGGCACGCTGCTGGAGATGGCCACCGACGAGCCGGGCTTCGCGATCGACGAGCCGCTGCTGGAGCTGGGCCGCGCGCTGAAGCTGCCGCCGTGGCTGGAGCCGACCCGCGACCAGATCGAAGCCTCGCTGCCGAAGCTGCGGCTGCCCGCGGAAAACGACATGGAGCGGAAATGA